One genomic segment of Mytilus trossulus isolate FHL-02 chromosome 4, PNRI_Mtr1.1.1.hap1, whole genome shotgun sequence includes these proteins:
- the LOC134714361 gene encoding G-protein coupled receptor 35-like codes for MKNATLFENSMSRDLSNISEIARPITTEILLRFEPYSVYIDRIVSPIWYSIGLFGNPISAKVWLGRKSRKNSSAIYLGLLAIVHMFQLIIHFVFAELTYTWDIPTNNRPVLCETFNVLSIFPQYLAPLLVLGFTVERYIAVCHPFRKEQWCTVRRAFIVIACLTALSIIFACVQADLWTYYPIYKECFSKDGNQKFQIIWTASTEIMFFLVVPLCVLMFNILVIREIKRITSHGPAVSAGESHTSTVTLLSVSFYFICTLLPASVVYAIQYEMPTGKMENLLTLEWIATDPVWLSFFKYIAIRKVVEEVCLSNSACYFFIYYITGKNFRTQVHSLFTY; via the coding sequence ATGAAAAACGCGACTCTGTTTGAGAACTCTATGTCACGTGACTTGTCAAACATATCCGAAATTGCACGGCCTATAACGACAGAAATTCTTTTAAGATTTGAGCCTTACAGTGTATATATCGACAGAATTGTATCTCCAATATGGTACAGCATAGGTCTTTTCGGAAATCCGATATCTGCGAAAGTATGGCTTGGAAGAAAGAGTCGCAAAAATTCATCAGCTATATACCTTGGATTACTTGCTATTGTACACATGTTTCAACTTatcattcattttgtatttgcggAGTTAACATACACATGGGACATACCAACAAATAACAGACCGGTCTTATGTGaaacttttaatgttttatctatttttcCACAGTATTTGGCGCCGTTATTGGTGTTAGGCTTTACCGTTGAACGTTATATTGCTGTTTGTCATCCGTTTAGGAAGGAACAATGGTGTACCGTCCGAAGAGCTTTTATTGTCATAGCATGCTTGACCGCTTTATCGATTATCTTTGCTTGTGTCCAAGCTGATTTGTGGACATATTATCCAATATATAAGGAGTGTTTCTCGAAAGATGGAAACCAAAAGTTTCAAATAATCTGGACAGCTAGTACagaaattatgtttttcttagTTGTCCCCCTTTGTGTCttgatgtttaatattttagtaATTAGAGAAATAAAGAGGATAACTTCACATGGACCCGCTGTGTCTGCTGGTGAAAGTCATACGTCTACTGTTACACTCCTTTCAGTGTCgttttactttatttgtactCTGTTACCGGCGTCTGTAGTATATGCCATTCAATACGAAATGCCAACTGGGAAAATGGAAAACTTGCTAACCTTAGAATGGATTGCAACTGATCCAGTGTGGTTaagttttttcaaatatattgcaATAAGAAAGGTCGTCGAAGAAGTATGCTTGTCGAACAGTGCGTgctatttctttatatattacATAACCGGGAAGAACTTTCGCACACAAGTACATTCATTGTTCACGTATTGA